A single window of Cervus canadensis isolate Bull #8, Minnesota chromosome 17, ASM1932006v1, whole genome shotgun sequence DNA harbors:
- the MAP1A gene encoding microtubule-associated protein 1A isoform X2 produces MDGVAEFSEYVSETVDVPSPFDLLEPPTSGGFLKLSKPCCYIFPGGRGDSALFAVNGFNILVDGGSDRKSCFWKLVRHLDRIDSVLLTHIGADNLPGINGLLQRKVAELEEEQSQGSSSYSDWVKNLISPELGVVFFNVPDKLRLPDASRKAKRSIEEACLTLQHLNRLGIQAEPLYRVVSNTIEPLTLFHKMGVGRLDMYVLNPVKDSKEMQFLMQKWAGNSKAKTGIVLANGKEAEISVPYLTSITALVVWLPANPTEKIVRVLFPGNAPQNKILEGLEKLRHLDFLRYPVATQKDLATGAVPANLKPSKIKQRADSKESLKATTKTPVGKLAKREEVAEEGAKEARSELAKELAKTEKKAKESSEKPPEKPAKPERVKTESSEALKAEKRKLIKDKVGKKHPKEKISKLEEKKDKEKKEIKKERKELKKDEGRKEEKKDAKKEEKKKDTKPEVKKISKPDLKPFTPEVRKTLYKAKAPGRVKTDKSRATRGDKELSSEPRTPPAQKGAAPLPTRELALSSPEDLTQDFEELKREERELLTEQRDTRLGEKPLPPDTAEEGLPSTVALVAPPSVPGPEAEAPVVKEKEVVPDVPEERGGKDRGPDSGAETEEEKDTWEEKKPKEAEGVPDGTEAREESEPEVKEDVIEKAELEEMEELPPSDEEEEEETKAEGFYQKHIQEALKVTPRAKEALSGREPGLQGKAPEKETSSFLSSLATPAGATEHVSYIQDETIPGYSETEQTISDEEIHDEPEERAAPPRFPTGTYDLPGPEGPGPFEASQPADSAVPATVSKAYGAPETELTYPPNMVAAPLAEEEHVSSATSITECDKLSSFATSVAEDQSVASLTAPQTEETGKSSLLLDTVTSIPSSRTEATQGLDYVPSAGTISPTSSLEEDKGFKSPPYDDFSVTGESEKRGEMVGRGLSGERAVEEEEEEETANIQMSEKLHGQYGPPMFAAPGHALHPGEPALGEAEERCLSPDDSTVKMASPPPSGPPSATHTPFHQSPVEEKSEPQDFQEADSWGDTKSIPGVGKEVAAEEAAKPGPDEGALEEEGKAPPPTSPQAQEAPISLAGGQSGRTIQLLPEQDKAIVLETVEAGEPAGPVPETEALPGDFRTSLQELGEPQKEEVLQIPDRGLSPEEAESLSVLSVVSPDTAKKQDTTPRSPCGLMEQHLHTDLWPQGSPEDTRSLSLSEESPSKETSLDISSKQLSPESLGTLQFGELSLGKEEKGPLMQAEDTTCHLAPVSIPEARAATVSPPTDGTSGYSARADITDESPDGKLPASSFSPTALLGDGRRSPGVVTSLGEHILTPDSSLTKSPESLPSPAMEDIVMEWEGKVPKLKDRPSEQKEKGPEPTDEVLQQQDKTLEQRDTVMEQRDTAICRKDEILEEKDKAGEPQDQAVEQKGRDSEYRETAPEQKDQAPEGKDKDLEPKDRGLEHRDIAPEQKDQALEGKDKDLEPKDRDSEHRETAPEQKDQALEGKDKDLEPEDRGLEHRDTAPEQKDQAPEGKDKDLEPKDRDLEAKDKALEQEDKVPEEKDKILEQKIRDLDHKDTVPEETVPALKGKALEQKDEASEQDKAPEEKDKAQKDQAPEQKDQDLAQKYWALEQKAEALEQTIKAAEQKDKFLEEKDKTQEQESPVREDKTMAPKEKILEEKSPEQVKAVEQKEEAVLEKSKALGLEESPVQEDKAREQEEKYQKEQDVVQEWRETSPSSSEPAGEQKEPARTWEDTSPEQEDTYWRGREDVVLGQDTYWQELSCERKVWFPHELGGPGARPRYTEERESTFLDEGPDDEQEVPPLEHTPQSPWASDFKGFQEPAPQKGLEVERWLAESPVGLPPEEEDKLTRSPFEIISPPASPPEMAGQRVLPAPGQESPIPDPNLLPPVRDEPTTRSWLADIPPWVPKDRPLPPAPLSPAPAPPTPAPEPHTPAPFSWGTAEEEGVVAAVQEGAAELEGGPYSPLGKDYRKAEGEREEEAGVPDHSPRSSQVPKASESHASEEPEQTEPEQREPTPYPDERSFQYADIYEQMMLTGLGPACPTREPPLGAAGDWPPHISTKEEAAGRDTPAEKELSSPVSPHRLQFDTPAFSYAALAGPAVPPRQEPEPEPGMDPSLTPPAVPPRAPIPQSQGPSPPLNGHILSCSPDRRTPSPKEPGRGPWDDSPSDSELEKGAREQPEKEAQSPSPPYPTPAGPSALWPESEARTSPSSDSHLGPARPSLDFPASAFGFSSLQPAPPQLPSPAEPRSAPCGSLAFSGDRALALAPGPPARARHDEYLEVTKAPSLDSSLPQLPSPGSPGAPLLSSLPRPASPALSEGSSSEATTPVISSVAERFPPGLGAAEPASGELVPGMEAAAHGLWDLAPLSPAPPASLDLAPAPRLPASLPRDMDDGTLPCRLECSGAAAKKPSPSQGPSGDGATNGPTETSPKPPGPAPAEAEACPAWERGAWPEGAERSPRPDTLLSPEQPPCPGAAPGDQPRSSSPETEAGPQGCAAEPWAHRGELSPSFLNPPLPRSTDDSDPSTEEARLVGRGGRRRAGAPGATGGPCPMADETPPTSASDSGSSQSDSDVPPETEECPSITAEAALDSDEDGDFLPVDKAGGVSGTHHPRPGHDPPPLPQPDPRPAPPRPDVCMADPEGLSSESGRVERLREKEKAQGRVGRRAPGRAKPASPARRLDLRGKRSPTPGKGTTDRASRVPPRPRSTPSQVTPAEEKDGHSPMSKGLVNGLKAGPTALGSKSGSGAPVYVDLAYIPNHCSGKTADLDFFRRVRASYYVVSGNDPANGEPSRAVLDALLEGKAQWGENLQVTLIPTHDTEVTREWYQQTHEQQQQLNVLVLASSSTVVMQDESFPACKIEF; encoded by the exons ATGGACGGCGTGGCTGAATTCTCCGAGTACGTCTCTGAGACCGTGGACGTGCCATCCCCCTTCGACCTACTGGAGCCCCCCACCTCAGGGGGCTTCCTCAAGCTCTCCAAGCCTTGCTGCTACATCTTCCCCGGCGGCCGAGGGGACTCGGCCCTCTTTGCCGTGAATGGCTTCAACATCCTGGTGGACGGTGGCTCTGACCGCAAGTCTTGCTTCTGGAAGCTGGTGCGGCACCTGGACCGCATCGACTCGGTGCTGCTCACCCACATCGGGGCCGACAACCTGCCAGGCATCAACGGGCTTCTGCAGCGCAAAGTGGCAGAACTGGAGGAGGAGCAGTCCCAGGGCTCCAGCAGCTACAGCGACTGGGTGAAGAACCTCATCTCCCCCGAGCTGGGGGTTGTCTTCTTCAACGTGCCCGATAAGCTGCGGCTGCCGGATGCCTCGAGGAAGGCCAAGCGCAGCATTGAGGAGGCCTGCCTCACTCTGCAGCACTTAAACCGCCTGGGCATCCAGGCTGAGCCACTGTACCGCGTGGTCAGCAACACCATAGAGCCTCTCACCCTCTTCCACAAGATGGGTGTGGGCCGCCTGGACATGTACGTCCTCAACCCTGtcaaggacagcaaggagatgcagTTCCTCATGCAAAAGTGGGCGGGCAACAGTAAAGCCAAGACGGGCATCGTGCTGGCTAATGGGAAGGAGGCTGAGATCTCGGTGCCCTACCTGACCTCTATCACCGCTCTGGTGGTCTGGTTGCCAGCCAACCCCACTGAGAAGATCGTGCGCGTCCTTTTCCCAGGGAATGCCCCCCAGAACAAGATCTTGGAGGGCCTGGAAAAGCTTCGACACCTGGACTTCCTGCGCTACCCCGTGGCCACACAGAAGGACCTGGCCACTGGGGCTGTGCCTGCCAACCTCAAACCCAGCAAAATCAAACAGCGGGCTGACAGCAAAGAGAGCCTCAAGGCCACGACCAAGACACCTGTGGGAAAACTGGCCAAACGGGAGGAGGTGGCCGAAGAGGGAGCCAAGGAGGCTCGCTCAGAACTGGCCAAAGAGTTAGCCAAGACAGAAAAGAAGGCAAAAGAGTCGTCTGAgaagcccccagagaagcccgcCAAGCCTGAGAGGGTGAAGACAGAGTCAAGCGAGGCACTGAAGGCAGAGAAGCGAAAGCTGATCAAAGACAAAGTGGGGAAGAAGCACCCGAAAGAAAAGATATCAAagctggaagagaaaaaagacaaagagaaaaaagagatcaaaaaggagaggaaggagctcaagaaggatgaaggaagaaaggaggaaaagaaggatgccaagaaggaggagaagaagaaagacacCAAACCTGAGGTCAAAAAGATTTCCAAGCCAGACCTGAAGCCCTTTACCCCTGAGGTGCGGAAGACCCTCTACAAAGCCAAGGCCCCCGGCAGAGTCAAGACAGACAAGAGCCGGGCTACCCGTGGGGACAAGGAGCTGTCCTCTGAGCCCCGGACACCCCCGGCCCAGAAGGGGGCCGCACCCCTCCCAACAAGGGAGCTGGCCTTGTCTTCACCAGAGGACCTCACACAGGACTTTGAGGAGTTGAAACGTGAGGAGAGGGAGTTGCTGACCGAACAAAGGGACACAAGACTAGGCGAGAAACCGCTCCCCCCGGACACTGCCGAGGAGGGACTCCCGAGCACAGTGGCCCTGGTGGCACcaccctctgtccctgggccggAAGCAGAAGCGCCTGTGGTGAAGGAGAAAGAGGTTGTCCCAGACGTCCCTGAGGAACGAGGCGGCAAGGACAGAGGCCCGGACTCTGGggcagaaacagaggaagagaaagataccTGGGAGGAAAAGAAGCCAAAGGAAGCCGAGGGGGTCCCTGACGGAACAGAAGCCCGAGAGGAAAGTGAACCTGAGGTAAAGGAAGATGTGATAGAGAAGGCCGAGTTAGAGGAGATGGAGGAGCTGCCCCCTTCcgatgaggaggaagaggaggagacaaAGGCGGAGGGTTTTTACCAAAAGCACATACAAGAAGCCTTGAAGGTGACGCCAAGGGCCAAGGAGGCTCTCAGTGGCCGGGAACCGGGACTCCAAGGCAAGGCCCCAGAGAAGGAGACCTCATCATTCCTGAGCAGCCTGGCCACCCCGGCAGGAGCCACCGAGCACGTGTCTTACATCCAGGACGAGACGATCCCTGGCTACTCCGAGACCGAGCAGACCATCTCGGATGAAGAGATCCACGATGAGCCCGAGGAGCGCGCAGCCCCACCTAGGTTTCCGACAGGAACCTATGACCTCCCTGGACCTGAAGGTCCCGGCCCCTTTGAGGCCAGCCAGCCTGCTGACAGCGCTGTTCCCGCCACCGTCAGCAAGGCCTACGGAGCACCCGAGACGGAACTCACCTACCCCCCCAACATGGTGGCCGCCCCTCTGGCGGAAGAGGAGCACGTGTCCTCGGCCACCTCGATCACCGAGTGTGACAAGCTCTCTTCCTTTGCTACGTCCGTGGCCGAGGACCAGTCCGTGGCTTCACTCACggccccacagacagaggagacaggcaagAGCTCCCTGCTGCTTGACACAGTCACGAGCATCCCCTCATCCCGCACTGAAGCCACTCAGGGCCTGGACTACGTGCCGTCGGCCGGCACCATCTCACCCACCTCCTCGCTGGAAGAAGACAAAGGCTTCAAGTCACCACCCTATGACGACTTCTCTGTGACCGGGGAgtcagagaagagaggagagatggTAGGGAGAGGCTTGTCTGGAGAGAGGGccgtggaggaggaagaggaggaggagaccgCCAACATACAGATGTCAGAGAAACTGCATGGTCAGTATGGACCCCCGATGTTTGCCGCCCCTGGGCATGCCCTCCACCCAGGGGAACCAGCCCTTGGAGAGGCGGAGGAGCGCTGCCTCAGCCCGGATGACAGCACAGTGAAGATGGCCTCTCCGCCACCGTCTGGCCCACCCAGTGCCACCCACACACCCTTTCATCAGTCCCCAGTGGAGGAAAAGTCTGAGCCCCAAGACTTTCAGGAAGCAGACTCCTGGGGAGACACTAAGAGTATCCCAGGTGTGGGCAAGGAAGTTGCTGCAGAGGAGGCCGCCAAGCCAGGGCCTGACGAGGGtgcactggaggaggaagggaaggcgCCTCCTCCCACGAGCCCCCAGGCCCAGGAGGCACCCATCAGCCTAGCAGGGGGACAGTCCGGCCGCACCATCCAGCTGCTGCCAGAACAGGACAAAGCCATCGTCCTTGAGACTGTGGAGGCAGGAGAGCCCGCAGGCCCAGTTCCAGAAACAGAAGCCCTACCCGGAGACTTCAGAACCTCACTCCAAGAACTTGGAGAACCTCAGAAAGAGGAGGTGCTCCAAATTCCTGACCGAGGCCTCTCCCCTGAAGAGGCAGAGTCCCTCTCTGTCCTCAGCGTGGTCTCCCCAGACACTGCCAAAAAGCAAGACACCACCCCGAGGTCTCCCTGTGGCCTGATGGAGCAGCACCTCCACACAGACCTATGGCCGCAGGGATCTCCAGAAGACACCCGGTCACTGTCTCTCTCAGAGGAGAGTCCCAGCAAGGAGACCTCACTGGACATCTCTTCCAAGCAGCTGTCTCCAGAAAGCCTTGGCACCCTCCAGTTTGGGGAACTAAgccttggaaaggaagaaaaagggccTCTGATGCAGGCTGAGGACACCACTTGCCACCTAGCCCCTGTGTCTATTCCAGAAGCCCGGGCAGCCACAGTGTCACCTCCCACAGATGGGACCAGTGGATACTCCGCACGGGCAGACATCACAGATGAGAGCCCTGATGGAAAATTACCCGCCAGTTCCTTCTCTCCCACTGCGCTGCTAGGAGATGGGAGGCGCTCACCCGGAGTGGTCACAAGCCTGGGTGAACACATTCTCACACCTGATAGCTCCCTCACCAAGAGCCCTGAGTCCTTGCCAAGCCCTGCCATGGAGGATATCGTCATGGAGTGGGAAGGCAAAGTTCCAAAGTTGAAAGACAGACCCTcagagcagaaggaaaagggacCTGAGCCCACAGATGAAGTCCTTCAGCAGCAGGACAAAACCCTGGAGCAGAGGGACACTGTAATGGAGCAGAGGGACACAGCCATCTGTCGGAAAGATGAGATTCTGGAAGAGAAGGACAAGGCTGGGGAACCACAGGATCAGGCTGTGGAACAAAAAGGCAGAGACTCAGAATACAGGGAAACAGCCCCGGAACAGAAGGACCAAGccccagaaggaaaagacaaagacTTAGAACCTAAAGACAGAGGCTTAGAACACAGGGACATAGCCCCAGAACAGAAGGACCAGGCCCTGGAAGGAAAAGACAAAGATTTAGAGCCTAAAGACAGAGACTCAGAACACAGGGAAACAGCCCCGGAACAGAAGGACCAGGCCCTGGAAGGAAAAGACAAAGATTTAGAGCCTGAAGACAGAGGCTTAGAACACAGGGACACAGCCCCGGAACAGAAGGACCAGGCCCCGGAAGGAAAAGACAAAGACTTAGAACCTAAAGACAGAGACTTAGAAGCAAAAGACAAGGCCCTAGAACAGGAGGACAAGGTcccagaagagaaagataaaatcttAGAACAAAAAATcagagacttggaccataaagacacaGTTCCAGAAGAAACAGTCCCTGCACTGAAGGGCAAGGCCTTAGAACAGAAAGATGAAGCCTCTGAACAGGACAAGGCCCCAGAAGAGAAGGACAAGGCCCAGAAGGACCAGGCCCCAGAACAGAAGGACCAGGACTTAGCACAAAAATACTGGGCCCTCGAACAGAAGGCTGAAGCTCTGGAACAAACCATTAAGGCCGCTGAACAAAAAGATAAGTTTCTGGAAGAGAAGGACAAAACTCAGGAGCAGGAGAGCCCTGTGCGGGAGGATAAAACGATGGCACCGAAGGAGAAGATCCTAGAGGAAAAATCTCCAGAACAAGTCAAGGCTGTGGAACAGAAAGAAGAAGCTGTGCTGGAGAAGAGCAAAGCTCTGGGGCTGGAAGAGAGCCCAGTGCAGGAGGACAAGGCccgggagcaggaggagaagtacCAGAAGGAGCAGGATGTGGTCCAGGAGTGGCGAGAAACATCTCCAAGCAGCAGCGAGCCGGCTGGAGAACAGAAGGAGCCTGCGCGGACATGGGAGGACACATCTCCTGAGCAGGAGGACACGTactggaggggcagggaggatgtGGTCCTGGGGCAGGACACGTACTGGCAGGAGCTGAGCTGTGAGCGGAAGGTCTGGTTCCCTCATGAGCTGGGGGGCCCGGGGGCCCGGCCACGGTACACAGAAGAGCGGGAGAGCACCTTCCTCGATGAGGGGCCGGACGATGAGCAGGAAGTGCCCCCCTTGGAGCACACACCCCAGAGTCCCTGGGCCTCGGACTTCAAGGGCTTTCAGGAGCCTGCACCACAGAAGGGACTGGAGGTGGAGCGCTGGCTTGCAGAGTCACCAGTCGGGCTGCCACCGGAGGAAGAGGACAAGCTGACCCGCTCCCCCTTTGAGATCATCTCTCCTCCGGCCTCCCCGCCAGAGATGGCTGGACAGAGGGTTCTGCCAGCCCCGGGGCAAGAGAGCCCCATCCCAGATCCTAACCTCCTGCCACCCGTGAGGGACGAACCCACCACTCGCTCCTGGCTGGCTGACATCCCACCATGGGTGCCCAAGGAcagacccctgccccctgcacccctctcccctgctcccGCTCCCCCGACGCCTGCCCCAGAGCCACACACCCCTGCGCCCTTCTCCTGGGGCACAGCCGAGGAGGAGGGCGTGgtggctgcagtgcaggaggggGCAGCTGAGCTGGAAGGCGGGCCGTACTCCCCGCTAGGGAAGGACTACCGCAAGGCcgaaggggaaagggaagaagaagcGGGGGTTCCTGACCACAGCCCCCGGAGCTCACAGGTTCCCAAGGCCAGTGAGAGCCATGCCTCTGAGGAGCCCGAGCAGACCGAGCCAGAGCAGAGAGAGCCCACTCCCTATCCGGATGAGCGGAGCTTCCAGTACGCAGACATCTACGAGCAGATGATGCTCACGGGGCTGGGCCCCGCCTGCCCCACTAGAGAGCCTCCGCTTGGAGCCGCTGGGGACTGGCCCCCCCACATCTCAACCAAGGAGGAAGCTGCTGGCCGAGACACGCCTGCAGAGAAGGAGCTTTCATCTCCTGTCTCACCCCATCGCCTCCAATTCGACACTCCAGCCTTCAGCTATGCAGCTCTGGCGGGACCCGCTGTGCCCCCCAGGCAGGAGCCTGAGCCGGAGCCAGGCATGGACCCCAGCCTCACCCCACCTGCGGTACCCCCCCGTGCTCCTATCCCCCAGAGCCAAGGCCCAAGCCCGCCGCTGAATGGTCACATCCTGAGCTGCAGCCCAGATCGGAGAACCCCCTCCCCCAAGGAACCAGGCCGTGGTCCCTGGGATGACAGCCCGAGTGATTCGGAGCTGGAGAAGGGGGCTCGGGAGCAACCCGAAAAAGAGGCCCAGTCCCCGAGTCCCCCGTACCCCACGCCTGCTGGCCCCTCCGCCTTGTGGCCCGAAAGCGAGGCACGTACCAGCCCTTCCTCAGACTCACACCTGGGTCCTGCGCGACCCAGCTTGGACTTCCCTGCGTCAGCCTTTGGCTTCTCCTCACTGCAGCCGGCGCCTCCACAGCTGCCCTCCCCAGCGGAACCCCGCTCGGCACCCTGTGGGTCGCTTGCCTTCTCTGGGGACCGGGCTTTGGCTCTGGCTCCAGGACCCCCCGCCAGAGCCCGGCATGATGAGTACCTCGAAGTGACCAAGGCCCCCAGCCTGGACTCTTCACTGCCCCAGCTTCCATCTCCCGGATCTCCCGGCGCCCCTCTCCTCTCCAGTCTGCCGAGGCCCGCCTCTCCCGCCCTGTCTGAAGGCTCCTCCTCGGAGGCCACCACACCTGTGATTTCAAGCGTGGCTGAGCGCTTCCCTCCCGGTCTGGGAGCTGCAGAACCAGCGTCCGGAGAGCTGGTCCCAGGAATGGAAGCTGCTGCCCATGGCCTCTGGGACCTCGCTCCTCTGAGCCCAGCACCTCCAGCGTCCCTGGACTTGGCCCCAGCTCCCAGGCTCCCAGCGAGCCTGCCCAGGGATATGGATGACGGCACCCTGCCCTGTCGCCTGGAGTGCTCGGGGGCGGCCGCCAAGAAGCCAAGCCCCTCCCAGGGTCCCTCCGGGGATGGTGCCACCAATGGTCCAACTGAAACCAGCCCCAAGCCCCCGGGCCCTGCCCCGGCCGAGGCTGAGGCCTGCCCTGCCTGGGAGCGTGGCGCCTGGCCTGAGGGAGCCGAGAGGAGCCCCCGGCCTGACACGCTGCTGTCCCCTGAGCAGCCGCCGTGTCCTGGAGCAGCCCCTGGAGACCAGCCTAGAAGCAGCTCCCCGGAGACGGAGGCTGGGCCCCAGGGCTGTGCTGCTGAACCCTGGGCCCACCGCGGGGAgctctccccctccttcctgaaCCCTCCTCTGCCTCGGTCCACGGATGACAGCGACCCCTCAACTGAGGAGGCGCGGCTGGTAGGGAGAGGGGGGCGGCGCCGGGCAGGAGCCCCAGGGGCCACAGGGGGCCCGTGCCCCATGGCAGATGAGACACCCCCAACGTCAGCCAGTGACTCAGGCTCCTCACAGTCAGATTCTGACGTTCCGCCAGAAACTGAGGAGTGTCCATCCATCACGGCTGAGGCAGCCCTCGACTCAGATGAAGATGGGGACTTCCTGCCTGTGGACAAAGCTGGTGGGGTCAGTGGGACTCACCATCCCAGGCCCGGCCATGATCCGCCCCCGCTCCCCCAGCCAGACCCTCGGCCAGCCCCTCCCCGACCTGACGTGTGCATGGCTGACCCCGAGGGGCTCAGCTCAGAGTCTGGAAGGGTAGAGAGGCTACGGGAGAAGGAGAAGGCACAGGGGAGAGTTGGTCGCAGGGCCCCAGGCAGGGCCAAGCCAGCGTCTCCTGCTCGCCGTCTGGATCTTCGGGGAAAACGCTCACCCACCCCTGGTAAAGGGACTACAGATCGAGCCTCCCGGGTCCCACCCCGGCCACGTAGCACTCCAAGCCAGGTCACCCCAGCAGAGGAAAAGGATGGACACAGCCCCATGTCCAAAGGCTTAGTCAACGGACTCAAGGCAGGACCAA CGGCCTTGGGTTCCAAGAGCGGCTCTGGTGCCCCTGTCTACGTGGATCTTGCCTACATCCCCAATCACTGCAGCGGCAAGACTGCCGACCTTGACTTCTTCCGACGAGTGCGTGCATCCTACTATGTGGTCAGTGGGAACGACCCTGCCAACGGCGAGCCGAGCAGGGCTGTGCTGGATGCCCTGCTGGAGGGCAAGGCCCAGTGGGGGGAGAATCTTCAG GTGACTCTGATCCCTACTCATGACACGGAGGTGACGCGTGAGTGGTACCAGCAGACccatgagcagcagcagcagctgaacgTTCTAGTCCTGGCCAGCAGCAGCACCGTGGTCATGCAGGACGAGTCCTTCCCTGCCTGCAAGATTGAGTTCTGA